In a single window of the Raphanus sativus cultivar WK10039 chromosome 9, ASM80110v3, whole genome shotgun sequence genome:
- the LOC130500061 gene encoding uncharacterized protein At3g60930, chloroplastic-like, whose product MDPPKEGSGETGISTSGKRLMKVKQEIGEKMKRDKKEAKDSIAGRVSKRVKKKDASGGSASVGPHSPSLLKIQEVVNLMVQAYGQKELARVCSSDETPETAPEGWFCIHEKYISKCHLRFPLPDLLLDLLDHYQLALSQLCPSVIRVINGFITRAKEEGVAVGLTELMSLYTIKESSSKDGGSGTYYLPCRPRLCLFKSSGSDDDWRKKYFYVKIDPSTVPVGRALSITWSDITDIEDPPKLTDKLSRALFRKLYQSPNTWASFTISRIGSARFPEQYNARFPDPIPSEDLEVSEGPFMVDLSTGASTSETEKTQAPKMRPSFRSRSKPAAAASASRGSDKTQGGAFLSSLKEVLDDGSSVPVGDVIPVETRAQDVVPRLEIPPVNVNPQAAGDPSEVEPPRNKRSRTDLGDRPARSSSSSSRGGTVGWNFTHSKPGSILDDPWGLATIMRHMKMVGCSMPSINGLTNKEEYIEIAHHMGQLAGAINRAQLRFEETVNGTPSAGDLAQATELFKSTKMELDLARARVSELEAEVGRLGLKADTQQGKLESQAIDIRVKNRKINELDAARRIAERQVQEMIASSQVSQRNKEAEVKLAVRKGKKEVADAYNKILTSVKEKFVKKKDETDALIYAQELQANTELLKDLLSKEIENAEEEYHRLMVLVPEAAAAYEKAQVSDFSVSKLPIPQFSESSGTFEINMFNPAFSGEYGSNLGSMSPDLVPVETTLGGVDQDAEVEASAKEGGPIEKNKDDEADPGSEEG is encoded by the exons ATGGATCCTCcgaaagaaggttccggcgagaCCGGAATTTCTACCTCCGGTAAACGTTTAATGAAAGTTAAACAGGAGATCggtgagaaaatgaaaagagacaAGAAAGAAGCCAAAGACTCAATTGCAGGAAGGGTTTCCAAGcgggtgaagaagaaggatgctTCTGGTGGGAGTGCCTCTGTGGGACCTCACTCGCCTTCCTTATTGAAGATCCAAGAGGTTGTTAACCTCATGGTTCAAGCTTACGGTCAAAAGGAGTTGGCCAGGGTTTGTTCCTCCGACGAAACCCCTGAAACCGCCCCGGAGGGTTGGTTTTGCATTCATGAGAAATATATCTCTAAATGCCACCTCCGGTTTCCGCTCCCAGACCTTTTGTTAGATCTTCTTGACCATTACCAGCTGGCCCTCTCTCAGCTCTGTCCCTCTGTTATCCGGGTGATAAATGGTTTCATCACCAGGGCCAAGGAAGAAGGGGTCGCTGTTGGGCTAACCGAGTTGATGAGTCTTTATACGATCAAGGAGAGCTCTAGTAAGGATGGTGGcagcggtacctactaccttCCTTGTCGTCCTAGGCTCTGTCTTTTTAAGTCCTCCGGTAGTGATGATGATTGGAGGAAGAAATATTTCTATGTCAAGATCGACCCCTCAACAGTTCCTGTGGGTCGTGCTCTCTCGATTACTTGGTCCGATATAACTG ATATCGAAGATCCTCCCAAGCTTACTGATAAGCTGTCTAGAGCTCTTTTTCGGAAACTGTATCAAAGTCCCAATACTTGGGCGTCTTTTACCATTTCTCGCATTGGATCTGCTAGGTTCCCGGAGCAATATAATGCCAGGTTCCCTGACCCAATTCCATCTGAAGATTTAGAAG TTTCTGAAGGTCCTTTCATGGTAGATCTTTCGACTGGAGCTAGTACTTCCGAAACTGAAAAGACTCAAGCTCCCAAGATGAGGCCTTCTTTCCGTTCCAGGAGCAAACCTGCTGCAGCTGCCAGTGCTTCGCGAGGCAGCGACAAGACCCAAGGAGGAGCCTTCCTTAGCTCGCTGAAGGAGGTCCTTGACGATGGATCCTCTGTTCCTGTCGGGGATGTCATCCCAGTCGAAACCAGAGCTCAAGATGTTGTTCCTCGTCTCGAGATTCCGCCGGTTAATGTTAACCCTCAAGCTGCTGGAGATCCCTCTGAGGTCGAACCTCCGAGAAACAAGAGGTCTCGGACTGATTTGGGAGATAGGCCCGCCAGgtcttcctcctcgtcttcgCGGGGAGGGACCGTCGGCTGGAACTTTACCCATTCTAAACCAGGATCGATCTTGGATGACCCTTGGGGTTTGGCAACCatcatgaggcatatgaagatgGTCGGATGTTCCATGCCTTCAATCAATGGTCTAACCAACAAGGAAGAATACATTGAGATAGCTCACCACATGGGTCAG ttagcTGGAGCCATCAACAGAGCTCAGCTGAGGTTCGAGGAGACCGTGAACGGTACTCCCAGTGCTGGGGATTTAGCTCAGGCTACTGAGTTATTCAAGAGTACTAAAATGGAGCTCGACCTAGCTCGTGCTCGGGTTTCTGAGCTTGAAGCTGAAGTCGGGAGGCTCGGTTTAAAGGCTGACACTCAGCAGGGGAAACTCGAAAGTCAGGCTATCGATATTCGGGTGAAGAACAGGAAGATCAATGAGTTAGATGCTGCTCGCAGGATAGCTGAGCGTCAGGTTCAAGAGATGATCGCCTCATCCCAGGTTAGTCAAAGGAACAAAGAAGCTGAAGTTAAGCTTGCTGTTAGGAAAGGTAAGAAGGAGGTAGCCGATGCCTACAACAAGATCCTGACCTCTGTGAAGGAgaagtttgtcaaaaagaaggatgAGACTGATGCCCTGATCTATGCTCAGGAGCTTCAGGCGAACACCGAACTTCTGAAGGATTTGTTGTCTAAGGAGATTGAGAATGCTGAAGAGGAGTATCACCGTTTGATGGTTTTGGTCCCGGAGGCTGCTGCTGCGTACGAGAAAGCTCAAGTTTCCGATTTCTCAGTCAGCAAGCTCCCCATTCCACAATTCTCCGAaagctcaggtacttttgagattaatatgtttaatccggCGTTTTCTGGAGAATACGGTTCTAACTTGGGTTCGATGTCTCCTGATCTAGTCCCAGTTGAGACGACCCTAGGAGGTGTCGACCAGGATGCTGAAGTGGAGGCTTCCGCCAAGGAGGGTGGTCCTATCGAGAAGAACaaggatgatgaagctgatccTGGATCCGAGGAAGGTTAA